One Siniperca chuatsi isolate FFG_IHB_CAS linkage group LG5, ASM2008510v1, whole genome shotgun sequence DNA window includes the following coding sequences:
- the vamp8 gene encoding vesicle-associated membrane protein 8, translating into MDIDPERAEPQPQDKVQVLKEQVDGVKNIMTQNVDRILARGERLDDLMDKSEGLQAGAQHFKQTSQKVARSYWWKNVKLIVVIVVVVLIIVLIIILLATGVIPVSSSTPPIVTPTSKP; encoded by the exons GAGCGGGCCGAGCCGCAGCCACAGGACAAGGTGCAGGTCCTGAAGGAGCAGGTAGATGGAGTGAAAAACATAATGACGCAGAATGTGGACCGGATCCTGGCCCGAGGAGAGAGACTGGATGACCTCATGGACAAGTCAGAGGGCCTGCAAGCAGGG GCTCAGCACTTCAAGCAGACCTCTCAGAAAGTGGCTCGCTCCTACTGGTGGAAGAACGTCAAGCTGATCGTTGTCATCGTGGTGGTCGTCCTCATCATCgtcctcatcatcatcctgcTGGCCACCGGAGTCATCCCTGTCAGTTCCTCCACGCCTCCTATAGTCACTCCCACCTCCaagccataa
- the vamp5 gene encoding vesicle-associated membrane protein 5, which yields MENGKSRLQQAQEDVEEVKVIMLDNLEKTDERSGKLKDLEDRADELLEKSKTFEKTANQVKQQKRWENKKMKVVFIGIGVAAALIIIGLIIFAIVGGT from the exons ATG GAGAATGGCAAGAGCCGCTTGCAGCAGGCCCAGGaggatgtagaggaggtgaaggTCATCATGCTGGACAACCTGGAGAAGACTGATGAGAGATCTGGCAAACTTAAGGACCTGGAGGATAGGGCTGATGAGCTGCTGGAAAAG AGTAAAACTTTTGAGAAGACCGCCAACCAGGTGAAGCAACAGAAAAGATGGGAGAACAAGAAGATGAAAGTGGTGTTTATTGGCATCGGAGTGGCAGCGGCACTCATCATTATCGGACTTATAATCTTTGCCATTGTTGGTGGTACATAA
- the LOC122877033 gene encoding vesicle-associated membrane protein 8-like isoform X2, with product MEQGGAAVEPPQGKMQVLSDEIDGVKENMKENMERIIERHGKVDDLLDKSKKMNEWAEQFKETSQKVARSYWWKNVKLIVVIVVVVLIIVLIIILLATGVIPVSSSTSPIVTPTSKPLTHTHT from the exons ATG GAGCAGGGAGGAGCCGCAGTAGAGCCGCCACAGGGCAAGATGCAGGTCTTGAGTGATGAAATAGATGGAGTCAAAGAAAACATGAAGGAGAATATGGAACGAATCATTGAACGACATGGAAAGGTGGACGACCTCCTCGACAagtcaaagaaaatgaatgaatgg GCTGAACAGTTCAAGGAGACCTCTCAGAAAGTGGCTCGCTCCTACTGGTGGAAGAATGTCAAGCTGATCGTTGTCATCGTGGTGGTCGTCCTCATCATCgtcctcatcatcatcctgcTGGCCACCGGAGTCATCCCTGTCAGTTCCTCCACGTCTCCTATAGTCACTCCCACCTCCAAgccattaacacacacacacacataa
- the LOC122877033 gene encoding vesicle-associated membrane protein 8-like isoform X3 yields the protein MVKFLHVSPLTTFTPQEQGGAAVEPPQGKMQVLSDEIDGVKENMKENMERIIERHGKVDDLLDKSKKMNEWAEQFKETSQKVARSYWWKNVKLIVVIVVVVLIIVLIIILLATGVIPVSSSTSPIVTPTSKPLTHTHT from the exons ATGGTCAAATTCTTACATGTATCACCACTTACGACTTTCACACCCCAGGAGCAGGGAGGAGCCGCAGTAGAGCCGCCACAGGGCAAGATGCAGGTCTTGAGTGATGAAATAGATGGAGTCAAAGAAAACATGAAGGAGAATATGGAACGAATCATTGAACGACATGGAAAGGTGGACGACCTCCTCGACAagtcaaagaaaatgaatgaatgg GCTGAACAGTTCAAGGAGACCTCTCAGAAAGTGGCTCGCTCCTACTGGTGGAAGAATGTCAAGCTGATCGTTGTCATCGTGGTGGTCGTCCTCATCATCgtcctcatcatcatcctgcTGGCCACCGGAGTCATCCCTGTCAGTTCCTCCACGTCTCCTATAGTCACTCCCACCTCCAAgccattaacacacacacacacataa
- the LOC122877033 gene encoding vesicle-associated membrane protein 8-like isoform X1: MDTQYSSKEQGGAAVEPPQGKMQVLSDEIDGVKENMKENMERIIERHGKVDDLLDKSKKMNEWAEQFKETSQKVARSYWWKNVKLIVVIVVVVLIIVLIIILLATGVIPVSSSTSPIVTPTSKPLTHTHT; the protein is encoded by the exons ATGGATACTCAATACTCCAGTAAG GAGCAGGGAGGAGCCGCAGTAGAGCCGCCACAGGGCAAGATGCAGGTCTTGAGTGATGAAATAGATGGAGTCAAAGAAAACATGAAGGAGAATATGGAACGAATCATTGAACGACATGGAAAGGTGGACGACCTCCTCGACAagtcaaagaaaatgaatgaatgg GCTGAACAGTTCAAGGAGACCTCTCAGAAAGTGGCTCGCTCCTACTGGTGGAAGAATGTCAAGCTGATCGTTGTCATCGTGGTGGTCGTCCTCATCATCgtcctcatcatcatcctgcTGGCCACCGGAGTCATCCCTGTCAGTTCCTCCACGTCTCCTATAGTCACTCCCACCTCCAAgccattaacacacacacacacataa